DNA from Hippoglossus hippoglossus isolate fHipHip1 chromosome 13, fHipHip1.pri, whole genome shotgun sequence:
ATTCTGACATGATCATCGCCTCACTGTGCGGCTTCAAAGTAatcttccctctttcttctgaGCCAAAGATGTTTTATTGAAGGAGCAGGCCTACAGTGGAGTGTGTGATAATGGTataccacagcagccagagcacAGGTTTTTCCAGCCTGTTGaatcgccttttttttttttaactccgCTGCGGCTTGAGAGGCAAAATTGTCTTTGAAATGGGGTGATGTAGACCTTGTTACAGAGAAGACGCTGCATGGGGTCTACAGATGAGAACAAGCTGGATAACAAAATGGGGCTCCGCTGTGTTTTCAGTGGCTGAGACTGGTGAAGCTTCGGCCACCGTTTCCCCGAGTTGGAGGAGTCCACTCCTCACCTAGTCTGAGAGGGTCAGGGCTACAGGGCTGAGTCCAAAAAACAAAGGCACAATGCGATGATGCTGCTGCTTATACTCTTCAATACTGAATATAGAgaataaacctgaaaaaagatAAACCTATTCTTATAACTGTACATGCCACGTTATAATGGGCAGTTCAAGGATAAATGTTGGTTTAAGGTCAAAGTCATCAGATGCATTTTAACAAAAATATGCACGCGTGCACATGGGTGTCTGTGATTtgattttgctttattttatttacacccATTCCTCGTGGATTGTAGGAGGAGATGTTTGTCCCGTTTCCATTGCGGCTCCAGAGGAACCAGGCTGGCTATGCATGCATCACCAAAGCCTTACCCATCCCAAGCTCCAAAAGTGAAATCCAACAGATATCTGTAAGTGCATGGTCACACGTTACTAGTTTCCTTTGTCAGGAACTGTATTCTCAATCTACTAAGTGTGTTCGTGTGAGTGCGTTTCAGCTATGTGATTGTTCATAATCAAAAGAAATGAAGGAATGGATTGttgcatgtatttgtgtgagtgcatgcgtgtatgtgtgcaggAATATTACTACCACTGTCTGGTTGTCCATGTGCCTGTTCATAATaattgtgcttgtgtgtttgtttctgtgtgtgtgtgtgtgtgtgtgtgcgtgtttgctTTTAGGTGGTGTTGATGCATGATACTTGATATGCATATTGATAACTCACTTTGCAGTGCTAAAGTGTGCAAGTGAATGTTTGcagtaattaaaataaaaagctcatCAAATTTCATTAATGTGCAATAACATTTCCAAACCCTCTTGTCTGTTGCCTGTGTGAGGTTTTAGTGTTTGTCCAGCCAGGTGGCTGAAAGGTCAACTCGATCAGTTGGCTGGAAACTGAACTGAGCCAAAGGGCCGGGGACGGGGGATTTGGCTCATGTGAGCTGTAGCTCTGTTAGTTGAAGGAGGATTATTGTCGAGCATTGACAAACACCAAGTCcagaaaataatgtaaaaatgcaATTTAGTCAAGGACTCCTCGTTGGTATCATGCAACTGctggttgaaagttgtgtcaTCACTATAATACTAAATGTGATCTTTAAAACTGCATATACCGCAAGGCTCTTCTTAATGTTAGTAATTTATCCTCTGCCCTTTCTGCTGAAATATTGCCTCCTCTGCACTTTAACGGCCATTTGTGCGATGGTCATTTGCTCTTGCTTTAAAGTCTGCTCTGCTTAAGGGGAATTTAAGCAGACTGCTTCACCCACGGCTTTTCAACCTACTTTTTTGTCGCTGAATGTTTTGCAGCTGACAAGCCATTGATTTAAAACCAGACTGTTATTAAGTCTATAGTTCTTAACACTTCTAAAGTCTATTTTGATCGCTCCTGACTCTCTTTCAGAAGTCCTGAAGGACAAATGGCTTGTTATTGAATGCAAAAATGAATGTTCGCAGAGCTGTAgctgtgtcatgtttgtttttgctgtgtcTTTTGTATTTATACGTGTCGCAGTTTCTTAGGTCTTGCTGCTGTTAGAATGTACAATCAGTACAATTATGTAcaattatattgtattttttactaACTTTGTTAAAGACCCTGAAAAAGGTAAAGACCTTTTACTGTGCCTTTCACTTTTCCCTTTAACAGAGTATTGTTTCCCATGCATAGTCGGATAAAGGATAATCTTTTCTAATATAATCTTTATGTTTGAGGAGATATTTGTGGTCCGTTTATGTTTTAATTCATTAGTTTGACTCCTCATCTGTGTGCCCTGCAGGATACATGGCTGCTCCACTCCGTGCTGTTGCTGGTCCAGTCGTGGATCGAGCCCCTGGTCTACCTGCAGACCACGCTAGATCGCTACGACAACGCTTCGGAAATGCTCCTCAACAAGACCAAGTGGGTGTCTGACAAACTGATCAGTCTGGAGCAAGGGGTGGTGGTGCTTATCAGGAAGGTGGGTCGCATCAGGGTTACAGTGCAGTCaatttaaagtttaattagTTTCATCCCAATTACACATTAGAAACCTGTTTCTCCATTCAAACTCCATTTCTTATTCTTTCCTCAACGCTTCCACGCAGATGTTGGACGAGGGCATGTTGACTGCAACCTACAACGAACAAGGCCTGTTCCAGTACGACGTGCTGCCAGATATGCTGGAATCGGTGATGAGAGACTATACCCTGCTCAGCTGCTTCAAGAAAGATGCCCATAAGATGGAGATCTTCCTCAAGCTCCTCAAGTGTCGACAAACTGACAAATACAACTGCGCATAAAACATGTTGTGcagctttttaaataatacactGTTTATCTTTAAATTAATTCCTGAGGTTGGTAGCGGTGCATTTATAGATATGACCATGCCTCGGGCCATTCTGCCTTGCTTGAAAATGCAGTGCATTCGTTATTGATTGTTTTGGAGCACCTTCACACAAAACTAAGTAGGTGTAATGCTTTGCCCTTTCTTCATCACGCTGAATTTTATAGACTCCACATCTCAGTTGTTATTTTAACCTAGCGGAGGCAACAGAGGGCAAACTCCCAAAAGATTATTTTGCGTGTTGAGCTGTCAAATAAATCTGCATATCCTGCCATTGATTTCCATTTCCTTTGTTCCTAACTGGAGTTTGTATTCCTCGCTGACTCTTGCGGTGTTTTGATTATTCCCACGGCCCCTTGAGTATTCAGCGAGACTCCCTTTTTAAATGGAGTTGGTTTCACTTCTGCATTAGTGAAATGAAACACTTTCACCGGAGACGGGAATCAAACAGGGAGCAGCAGGCgctcagaaaaagaaacacagtttgATTGGCGAAAGAGAGtgtgagggagacagagcgaaagaagacaaacaacagCTAGGATGGAGAGGGAAAGATTTATCTGGGGTTTGTGGTTTGACCCCGGCTGAGATTTGTTGAGTGCTCCTCAAAGAATTGTGAACATATCAATGCCTAAATGTGCCTAATTCAACCTGAATGTAATGTGTTATTCACTTTGAATGCATAATTCAAATGGGTGAATATCCTATTATTTTCATTCTAAATGTTAGATGTGAATATGTCATGCAGAATGCAAACATACTTTTTTATGCTTTCATGTGTAAAGAAAGGAAGTTGCATGCACTGCTGATTTAAGAAGCTAATAAAGCAAGTtgtggaaaaatatatattaccAATATTTTATGTGTTATCTTAAAAGAGTGAGTGAAACCATCTCCAAAGTCACAATGACGGAGAGGCATGTCTAAGCTTTTATTCTGCCCTTTCCACCCCCAAACACAAGAGGGCAGTAGTGCTCTGCCATGAAGGTTATCTTaatcattaaattatttacTTGAACTACCATGCAATTTATAGCATTGCATCGTACATTGCCAAGTGCAAAGATAACACGCACTGGATTGGTGAAGACAATTTTTaacatgtgcatgttttctctttGGACAAGttattcctctttttctttcctaaGAGAGATATGAATCCAAATGTGGGACAATGCATGAGTCATATATGAGCCCATGTCgcaaagttttcatatcaggaaaagaaaactaaGGCAATTTCATATGCCTTGACCCATGTGATCCTTGAACCCAAAATGAAGCACCTGCAGTGCAGCTAATAGACTTGAATTGCTTGTTCCTGTTTACATCCAGCACCATGGTGCACGCCACGAAACAAGGAAACAATAAAGAGAGCAGTTTCCACATGCATTTCTCTTTATTCCTTTTCACTCATCTCGGGTTTCTTCTTGCCCCTCTTTTTTTTGGGTCTCCCGAGTGTCCTGCTgcatcctctgctcctccatccTCTGTGAACATATCACCAGAGGTAAATCAGCCTTGTGGTGGCCACAGCGAGTCCGGTGTCAGTATCGAGAGGTGGTGTCATGTGGTGTGGGTGGATGTTGAGGCAGGATGTGGTAAGGGGGCCTAGTGTCAGCAATGTCAGGTTCAGCTTCCTGTGGCCTAATCACTTCAGTATGGGGGCCCAGAGATctatgttctgttctgttctgctctgctgctccacagcgCGACGCTCACCTTACCTCGTTTGGTTCCCTCCCAACACGTGGGTAATCATCGGCGAGCTGAAGCCCCGTGCTCCCACCCACTCCTCAAGCTTTGAGGCCATAAATATTAAAGATTGGCTATAAGTAGTTAGAGGAGGGAGGGGATCAGAGGAGGGAGATAAAGATGTTGGGGAGTGGAAGGGGAAAGAAGGACACACAGATGAAGGGAGGGGTGTGTACGGGGCCCGGGTGATTTCACAGTCTAACTATTATAACCTCAGGAAAGGAAACCTAGACTGCTGAGATGCATaagtggagcagaggaggcagacagagagggagagggaaggagcaggaaatgtaaagaaaacagaCTGAGAGAAGGAGGCAACGAGAAGGAAAGAGggctttctttatttcctctctcctcagtaGTGATTTGAAATGTGTCAGTTAATTTGAGAGAGtggaagaagcaggaaaaatatgagaggaaaaaaaaaacgatatgACCAGAATGATTGGGAGCGGTTCTGAGCACAGCTCTGAGCGGTGTGACATGCAGGGAACTAGGTTGGATCTGGAGAGAAAATGGATGGCTGGAGGGCAGGTACACAGCCAGAGGAGTTAGGCCAGGAAGTGGAGTTGGCTTGATATGAAACCCAGACTCAAAAGTATGAAGTCCATGAGCCTCCACTGGCTCAGCTGGCTCCCACACTGTTGTTGTGCTTTCATTTAGGGCTCAGAACGACAGCTTGGAAAGACCTGAAACGGTCGCACAGCCGCTGTATGATCTCCCATACTGGAAAACCATGTAGCGACGGCTCTGTGCCCTTTCCttccacattttctttctgccaTAATGAAATATTCAGGCTGTATCTGGAACTTGTCACTTCTGTTTGCTGATGTAGAGGTCGGAAATAAGGAATGAGCGGAGGTGCGAgcgggagaggaggatgggtcTTCTCCTTTGCATCTCAACTTCTGACAAccagtgctgctgcttttgCGATACAGGCCTTTTCGTCACACCACATGCACACCATGGGGAAATTGTTTGGGCCATCAAAGAGTGGCGTAAGTACAATGGCCGAGACCAACTAACACAAGTGCCTTGACGGAAATCATGagtgcaaaagccacaacacaaatactTTGCACTTTATATCTGCTTCCTATAGGCAATATTATCTGAAAGCACAACATACATTGCCATTGTTACGCAGATTAAAGACATTCAGACCTGGTTGACCCAGAAAGCATtgtacttggccctaaacaccttagagaaACATTGTCTGAGCAGATAGTCACGTTGGATGGGGACAGCTTTCCCTCAGCTTTGGAACCTTACGGGTTAATTTTGACAAGGACATGTTATTTGACTGACACATAACACAGCTCTCGAGGACAGCCTTCTTCCACCTgcaatattatgaaaattagTAAAATATTGTGGAAATTAGAAAcatcctttctcaaaaggatgctgagaaactagtcgtgcatttgttacctctagatGTAAGTGCTTAGAGTGTCCAAAAAGGACTCTACCGTAACACCTCAAAAAGACAAGCATCACATTTTAAGCAGCGactaacttaaaaaaataacGTCTCACTTAACTGCAGTGAGTAACTCTGCTCGTTTCACTGTCAGCATCCATTGTCACTCACTtccattgttgttttgttgcgtctgattttgtagttgtgttgtggttttagCATTCATGTTTCCCATTAATGCGCTTGTGTGAGAAGTCTCGGCCACCGCACATAAGGTCTCAAACAGAGCCAGCCAACCAATCCTGGGCTCAGCATGGCCCGGAGGCTACGACAAACTCGGCTGcttgcgcgcgtgtgtgtgttaatcttGAAATCAAGCGCGTCTCTTGGAGCAGTGGAAACATCTTGAACCTCTGGAGCTCCACCCCTCACCCTCAGCCTCTCCCCTTGCTCCCAAGGCGAGGCATATCTTCAAGGCTCTGTGGAGACGCGAGTGCAGGTCGAGAGGTCGCAGGGATCAAGGCCATCCTAACCGTTCCAATGTGTTTAAAGATGTCAGGTTGTAGCAGCCGCAGGCTCGAGTTTCACCCAGGAAAGACAGCGTTATAGTGGATGCAAAAAAAAGTCACGATGACAGATGAATACAGCTGAAACACATGGAGACtcgattaaataaaataattttaccATACTATTATGATTGCATTACAGCCTTTAGGGATAACTAAGAGAtgagcaaacatttttttggggCTCAAGTGAAATAACTCTTTGGTGTTGTGTCCTGTTTACCCAACCGTTAAATCACTGCAGTGTTATCTGAAAGCTTCCTGTACAGTGGCTTTCACGGCTGTTGCCATTACATAACCTGCATGTGGCACAGACACTGAAAGAGGATGCCTCAACATGCGGCTATGATTAATAGGGGGAATGTGTCGGTCATGGTGAAACAAGCCCTATGGGGTGTCTTCTTGGTTTGTGGCAGTTGAGCACTGCAAACGGCAGGATTTACACCACCAGGAAATTAGGTGATTACCCTGGAGAAGGTGGGGAAAGCAGCGGATGCAATGTGAACTCAGCGGGGGGGCAACTATCAATTGTCCCGAACTGAAGCCACCTAGCCGTGGTAAGGAATCGCAGATCTGTTGTCCTACAGAGCATTCCTAAGCTGTGAAGACACCGagacaaacaggaggagaaCGTCAACAAGTTgtaaataaaagctgcagacaAGGTGCTAAAAATATGCACTCAAACTTAGATTTGTCACAGCTTCCATAGATTCCCTCATGTTGTTCCTAAAACACAGTCTACCTATAGAGCAGCAATGGTGATaactgaaaaacattaaaatcctgATATTAATATTAGGAATATATCGATTTCACTTACTCTTTGCACTTTCTTCCTTAAAAGGTCAAGTAATTTCAGgactgtgaaaatgtttgtttttttctacgATGAACATGAGACACAAACTTCATCAAgcaacagataaaataaaaaatgaactctAATCCGCTCTACTAACTGATGCTAAATGGGCCCTGACCAAGCGTCCATATGTGGGACGTAGAGAATGTTTTGGCCTTTGGCTAAATCTACACGACAAGACAGAAAAGACTGATcatcagaagaggaggaagaactcaaacatttcactaaAGTAAAGGTACAGATAAATACCCCAAAAATTGAAAGTAAAACTACCACATTCAATTTTCTACTTGCAGTAATAACTTAAattatcaaagtaaaagtacttgcagagcTTCTACACCATTGTGTCTCATTGAGTCTTGGCGATGGCCTTTTCCAAATCCATTTAAAGTCAtttgttgatgctgctgctgtacaGGCGCTCTTGGTgtaggaggcggggtctaatgttacctgctcACCAATTACCCTCTTTACCCTCTCATTATTGATTACGTTGATTACAACGTGAACATGAACAGattaacacatttaaagaaagtATCATCCTCACTGAACGCAGCCTTGTAAGTTTCATTTATGAATGAAAAAGTTTACGTCTGTTCTGGCTTGtccacagaaaaagaaatctgtCTGTAGTTGAAGTTTTCTAGTGTTTGCTACAAAGCAGTGAGATACCGCCGCTTACGTCCACTCATCAGCTTACTGTGGATATAacgagagacaaagaaaaacatcttaGCTGACTGTATCTAAACCAGCGGATGTGGAACAAACGGCCTCACTTTAGGAAAGAAAAACGAAGACAGCGGACAGATGCCAAAAGAAACTGAGCTTAAATCAACGCAATTTCCTCCCTTCACGTCTCTGGCTAGAAGGACCTTTTGGAGTTTTCCACCaattctgctttttttatttgaaaaatctTCCTGCTTTGAGATATATTGTGAATCAAAGTGCACATGGAGGGGCTTTCTGCCAGTGCGCGTCTGCTTATGTTTTTCTTAGATCAAGACACAGGCCTAAGAATCTCGTGCATTTCCTCTACTTCAGGAAGCACTTTCATAACttcaaatataataatttcCTTTTTGGACAGACGCCAGGGATTATCCTTGTGtatttgaatttcatttatctgttttcttctcctgaAAGAAAAGGattggggtaaaaaaaaaaaaagggggagctcacaaatggtaaatggttgGACCTCTGGCCTCTGATCCTAAATGGGTTTTGATCGGTGGGGTGAATTCAGTTTCGGCTCAGGGATTATGATTTACCGCATCTCTGGTTTGGCTTGGGGAAAGCGTCGTTCACGTCATCTgccttttttcctgtttgttttgcctTCCCCTGATGGCAGCAATCCTGAATATAAAAAGGTATGCAGGAAGAATACATCCCTCCTCTGACATATGGTACAATAAAGAGGAATGGCTGAGGCTGGGTGAGTGTGATGCATTTCAAATTTACCAAAGTGTATCAATCAAAATATGATAGATTTATTTTAGAagtcaaaacaaagaaagtaCTGAGGAACATGATTGTgccatgaacacacaaacaaactcaaaaaGTTGAACTCGGGAGTGGATTAAGAACTAAGTCAGTCATAACTTTAGAATTTATTTAACCAGGTTGTTGCCTCATTAAGACTAAAAATGTTGAGATTGAAACAAGGTTGGCGAGTGGAGAAGGTCAGCAGAGGTTTATGTGTATTGATCTGTTGTGCTCGGATAATGGCTTCACATTGTAGTTACTGTATTTGCAGATATTTGTGTGACTTCTTGACATTTGGACCCTGCTTTCAGTCTGTGGGCGACTCTTGTCAGATTCAGATGAGGCCCCTTTGACCTTTGTTGCAGTGTTTTCTGCTCACGCTGCTCCTGATTCCGGGCGTAGCCAGCACAGTGGGCCACCAGTACACCATTAATGATGTAATGCCCCAGCGAAGTTTGCGCGGTTGTTAATGAAACTGCCAGAGCCGCGATACTGACTGTGTTGTATGTGAACAAGGGTGAATTTTTCTAAACGTATTCAAGCATTCCAGTTAAATTCTTTGAGAGGTGACCACCAGAGCTTCTGTATTCATATGGATGGATTGGATGGTGGAGTTTTAAACCATTATAATCCTCCTCTCGGCGTGATCCTGCCGCTCATATGTTAAACAACTTTCAGTTTGGCAGCGagtcaaatttaaaaagtacatCCAATATTAATTTGGGTCTAAATGCTACACGCTGTCTGTTACTGGGACCCATCCACTCACGATCAAGACTCCATGAATGATGCTGGAAATTACAATGTTTACTTGCTGTGGTCCCCCCCCCGT
Protein-coding regions in this window:
- the smtla gene encoding somatolactin alpha, whose amino-acid sequence is MNMMTVKQGVWAALLWPYLLAASIPLDCKDEQGSFSRCPSISQEKLLDRVIQHAELIYRVSEESCSMFEEMFVPFPLRLQRNQAGYACITKALPIPSSKSEIQQISDTWLLHSVLLLVQSWIEPLVYLQTTLDRYDNASEMLLNKTKWVSDKLISLEQGVVVLIRKMLDEGMLTATYNEQGLFQYDVLPDMLESVMRDYTLLSCFKKDAHKMEIFLKLLKCRQTDKYNCA